The proteins below are encoded in one region of candidate division WOR-3 bacterium:
- a CDS encoding TMEM165/GDT1 family protein, producing the protein MDWKAFLTTFVAVFLAELGDKTQIATLSFAAGFNSFLSVFLGSALALILTSLLAALVGSSLAHIIPTRWVHLGAGGIFIILGVILVVRNLR; encoded by the coding sequence ATGGACTGGAAGGCATTTTTAACCACTTTTGTTGCGGTCTTTCTGGCTGAGTTAGGGGACAAAACTCAGATTGCTACCCTGTCGTTTGCTGCCGGGTTCAACTCTTTTTTGAGTGTGTTTTTGGGGAGCGCTTTGGCATTGATTTTGACCTCCTTACTGGCGGCGTTAGTTGGTTCCAGCCTTGCCCATATCATTCCCACGCGCTGGGTTCATCTTGGCGCCGGTGGCATCTTTATTATATTGGGAGTTATCTTAGTGGTTCGCAACCTTCGTTGA